From one Campylobacter concisus genomic stretch:
- a CDS encoding histidine triad nucleotide-binding protein: MTIFEKIVAGEIPCNKVLESEKFLAFNDINPKAPIHILIIPKKHYKNFQEMDPILMGEMTKFIQEVATLMGVDKSGYRLITNCGENGGQEVMHLHFHLLGGAKLGWSEGVADPQSTF, from the coding sequence ATGACCATATTTGAAAAGATCGTAGCTGGTGAAATCCCTTGTAACAAAGTGCTTGAAAGCGAGAAATTTCTAGCTTTTAATGACATAAATCCAAAAGCACCTATCCATATCCTAATCATCCCAAAAAAACACTATAAAAATTTCCAAGAGATGGATCCGATTTTAATGGGAGAGATGACAAAATTTATCCAAGAAGTAGCGACCTTAATGGGTGTTGATAAGAGCGGATACCGCCTTATAACAAACTGCGGTGAAAACGGCGGTCAAGAAGTTATGCATCTACACTTTCACCTACTTGGCGGAGCGAAGCTTGGCTGGAGCGAAGGCGTAGCTGATCCACAAAGCACATTTTAA
- a CDS encoding 4-hydroxy-3-methylbut-2-enyl diphosphate reductase, translating to MKIELASSYGFCFGVKRAIKIAENAGDAATIGPLIHNNEEINRLEKNYNVKTLEGIDELKDEKKAIIRTHGITKNDLAELKKTDIKVIDATCPFVTKPQQICEKMSEEGYDVVIYGDMHHPEVKGVKSYAKGNVYVVLDESELEDIKFKQKVALVSQTTRKVEKFMQIANYLMLHVKEVRVFNTICNATFENQEAAKNLAKRADVMIIIGGKNSSNTKQLYLISKNFCEDSYLIESEEELEKSWFDGKNLCGISAGASTPDWIIQKVVDRIKKV from the coding sequence TTGAAGATTGAGCTTGCTAGTAGTTATGGATTTTGCTTTGGTGTAAAAAGGGCGATAAAGATTGCTGAAAATGCAGGAGATGCTGCGACCATTGGGCCACTCATTCATAATAACGAAGAGATAAACAGGCTTGAGAAAAACTACAATGTAAAAACGCTTGAGGGCATAGACGAGCTAAAGGATGAGAAAAAGGCGATCATCCGCACTCATGGCATCACTAAAAATGACCTTGCAGAGCTAAAAAAGACAGATATAAAAGTGATCGACGCAACTTGTCCATTTGTGACAAAGCCACAGCAAATTTGTGAAAAAATGAGCGAAGAGGGCTATGATGTGGTGATCTATGGTGATATGCATCATCCAGAGGTAAAAGGGGTGAAGTCATACGCCAAGGGCAATGTCTATGTCGTGCTTGATGAGAGTGAGCTAGAGGACATCAAATTTAAGCAAAAGGTTGCGCTCGTTAGCCAAACTACTAGAAAAGTCGAGAAATTTATGCAGATCGCAAACTACCTTATGCTTCACGTAAAAGAGGTACGCGTTTTTAACACGATTTGCAACGCAACATTTGAAAACCAAGAGGCTGCTAAAAATTTAGCAAAAAGGGCTGACGTGATGATAATAATCGGTGGAAAAAATAGCTCAAATACAAAACAACTCTACCTAATATCTAAAAATTTCTGCGAAGATAGCTACTTGATAGAAAGCGAAGAAGAGCTTGAAAAGTCATGGTTTGATGGCAAAAATTTGTGTGGCATAAGTGCTGGTGCAAGTACGCCTGACTGGATCATACAAAAAGTCGTTGACAGAATCAAAAAAGTATAA
- a CDS encoding oxidoreductase, whose amino-acid sequence MRLGELYSVVAAALAANFSGILDVSSFMRIKKTNAWITQTNNEANKKGNELYAKFIKDESSAALCDDFVILKSKFEASYYFSSAKDDLAQFYKAINFQPKIGEVDSISNQLILIANILKSEASKESMKLLAAFSVSFFLPYAKQLSKDIQKDATSNFYKSMGYFLEDFCLVLETIIGKA is encoded by the coding sequence TTGAGGCTTGGAGAACTTTATAGCGTTGTAGCGGCTGCGCTTGCTGCAAATTTTAGTGGCATTTTAGACGTTTCATCTTTTATGCGTATCAAAAAGACAAATGCGTGGATAACGCAGACAAATAACGAAGCAAATAAAAAAGGCAATGAGCTTTATGCAAAATTTATCAAAGATGAAAGTAGTGCTGCTTTATGTGACGATTTTGTCATTTTAAAGTCAAAATTTGAGGCAAGCTACTATTTTTCATCTGCAAAAGATGATCTAGCTCAATTTTATAAGGCTATAAATTTTCAGCCAAAAATTGGCGAGGTTGATAGCATCTCAAATCAGCTAATTTTAATAGCAAATATTTTAAAAAGCGAAGCATCTAAGGAGTCTATGAAGCTTCTTGCAGCTTTTAGTGTCTCATTTTTCTTGCCTTATGCTAAACAGCTTTCAAAAGATATCCAAAAAGACGCGACTAGCAATTTTTATAAATCAATGGGATATTTTTTAGAGGATTTTTGCTTGGTTTTAGAAACTATTATTGGTAAGGCTTAG
- the pheT gene encoding phenylalanine--tRNA ligase subunit beta, with protein MIISKHWLNEWIDLSDVNGETLSKTLNSIGLEVDSYKEINLPKSIVVGYIKSREKHPDADKLSVCQVDVGGETLQIVCGAKNVEAGQFVPVALIGTTMPNGLEIKKAKLRGIESSGMICSSSELGLPKVNDGILPLDESIGKLKLGTSLSEFEVFKDTIIEVDVTANRGDCQNLHGIAREICAALDLNMKDSHEDDESENLLGIGRIASVRAEDKVSGSFLYKAFELKEGLYENLITRMRLALIECQKTNLVERLLEYATFCTGVLFRAYDHTKLVSEGEKAVFDIKNGENGECVVYCGDKNLGIAGIYQSDIARVDEKSKVILVEASYVKPDIVSKAIFENKNLPKGDQIYRSSRGSEPNLAYGADYLFKRLANFKDTLNLFAGSQQSLLNTEPITLSISLFELKNMIGQDIARNDVVKILKKLGFEIAVNVEQESFNVKVPLFRHDIVNSHDVCEEIVRIVGIDNIASKPLNFSEKNRLNKTYFDYKNALNLRRRAADNGFFESVHYVFDSEDELSELNFKPCKVKILNPINNELNTLRPTLVNHLLNSSEKNIKNSKRSVRLFELGEIFDENANQGLNLGFVVSGLLKEPTLINGAKGEEANFYAFASMVQNVIGKFELKPCQGISYLSPYEQVHIYQNGENIGYIGRVDARVEAKRDLPRTYVCEIDFAKLKFEPILAVPYSKFQSTTRDLSLIVPENFEAGQIYECIRGLNLKELKEFLPVDIYKDAKLNGSISLSLKFTFQDMEKTLEDDDINALMDKILSELKEKLNIGIR; from the coding sequence ATGATAATTTCAAAGCATTGGTTAAACGAGTGGATCGACCTTAGCGACGTTAACGGCGAGACACTTTCAAAGACATTAAATTCTATCGGGCTAGAAGTTGATAGCTATAAAGAGATAAATTTACCAAAGAGTATTGTGGTTGGCTACATAAAAAGTAGAGAGAAGCACCCAGATGCCGATAAACTAAGCGTTTGTCAAGTAGATGTTGGTGGAGAGACGCTTCAGATCGTGTGTGGGGCTAAAAATGTTGAAGCTGGCCAGTTTGTGCCAGTTGCACTTATTGGCACGACTATGCCAAATGGTCTTGAGATAAAAAAAGCAAAGCTTAGAGGTATCGAGTCAAGTGGTATGATCTGCTCCTCAAGTGAACTGGGACTTCCAAAGGTAAATGATGGAATTTTACCGCTTGATGAGAGCATCGGTAAGCTAAAACTTGGTACAAGCCTTAGTGAATTTGAGGTATTTAAAGATACGATAATCGAAGTTGATGTCACAGCAAACAGAGGCGATTGCCAAAATTTACATGGCATCGCAAGAGAAATTTGTGCAGCGCTTGATTTAAATATGAAAGATAGTCACGAAGACGATGAGAGCGAAAATTTACTAGGTATTGGCAGAATAGCTTCTGTGCGAGCAGAGGATAAAGTAAGTGGGTCATTTTTGTATAAGGCTTTTGAGCTAAAAGAAGGACTATATGAAAATCTAATAACTCGCATGCGTCTAGCATTAATAGAGTGTCAAAAGACAAATTTAGTTGAGAGACTGCTTGAATACGCGACATTTTGCACGGGTGTTTTATTTAGGGCTTATGATCACACTAAACTAGTAAGTGAAGGCGAAAAAGCTGTTTTTGATATAAAAAATGGCGAAAATGGCGAATGTGTCGTTTATTGCGGGGATAAAAATTTAGGCATTGCTGGAATTTACCAAAGCGACATAGCAAGGGTAGATGAGAAGTCAAAAGTGATCCTAGTAGAAGCTAGCTATGTAAAGCCAGATATAGTTTCAAAAGCTATTTTTGAAAATAAAAATTTACCAAAGGGTGATCAAATTTATCGCTCAAGTCGTGGTAGCGAGCCAAATTTAGCTTATGGAGCGGATTATTTATTTAAAAGACTTGCTAATTTTAAAGATACTCTAAATCTCTTTGCTGGCTCACAGCAGTCGCTTTTAAACACCGAGCCTATAACACTAAGCATCTCTCTTTTTGAGCTTAAAAATATGATCGGTCAAGATATTGCTAGAAATGATGTCGTTAAAATTTTAAAGAAACTTGGCTTTGAGATCGCAGTAAATGTTGAGCAAGAGAGTTTTAACGTAAAAGTGCCGTTATTTCGCCATGATATAGTAAATTCTCACGATGTTTGCGAGGAGATCGTAAGGATAGTAGGCATAGACAATATCGCCTCAAAACCACTAAATTTCTCTGAGAAAAATAGGCTAAATAAGACATATTTTGACTATAAAAACGCCCTAAATTTAAGGCGTAGAGCAGCTGATAATGGCTTTTTTGAAAGCGTGCACTATGTCTTTGATAGTGAGGATGAGCTTAGTGAGCTAAATTTTAAACCATGCAAAGTCAAGATACTAAATCCTATAAATAACGAGTTAAACACGCTTAGACCGACACTTGTTAATCACCTTCTAAACTCAAGCGAGAAAAATATCAAAAACTCGAAACGCTCAGTTAGACTATTTGAGCTTGGAGAAATTTTTGATGAAAATGCAAATCAGGGCTTAAATTTAGGCTTTGTTGTGTCTGGACTTTTAAAAGAGCCAACACTGATAAACGGTGCAAAAGGCGAGGAGGCAAATTTCTACGCATTTGCATCGATGGTGCAAAATGTCATAGGCAAATTTGAACTAAAACCTTGCCAGGGCATCTCATATCTTAGCCCATACGAGCAAGTACACATCTATCAAAATGGCGAAAATATCGGCTATATCGGTAGAGTTGACGCAAGAGTTGAGGCAAAGAGAGATCTGCCAAGAACATATGTTTGCGAGATTGATTTTGCTAAGCTTAAATTTGAGCCAATTTTGGCAGTGCCTTACTCTAAATTTCAAAGCACAACAAGGGATCTTAGCCTTATTGTGCCTGAAAATTTCGAGGCTGGACAAATTTATGAGTGCATAAGAGGGCTAAATCTAAAAGAGCTAAAGGAATTTTTACCAGTTGATATCTACAAAGATGCAAAGCTAAATGGCTCGATCAGTCTTAGCCTTAAATTTACATTCCAAGATATGGAAAAAACACTCGAGGATGACGATATAAACGCACTTATGGATAAAATTTTAAGCGAGCTAAAAGAGAAACTAAATATCGGAATAAGATGA
- a CDS encoding heavy metal translocating P-type ATPase: MPLKVKLNIAGMSCVNCSNAIEKVSKKIDGVLEANVNFANASGEFVLKDASVREVLEQKIKKLGYFVATNIDEFEAKRDEHITAIRNKFIFAFLASMVIMALEMFVRPSVVVNLAILALGFLVLAFSGKDFFAHAIEAVKNKNYDMNVLVALGSGSAFLYSLFVVIFSDFIPDDLKNVYVSGAAMIIAFVLLGKYLEECSKAKAGDYLKTLLKISPKTAFLVMPDGHSKEVNVNELKIGDIVVVKNGYNIPSDGVIVQGGAEIDASMLTGESLPVYKEVGDNVFAGTLNTNGYISVKVTKSSYESLLSQILNLLSDASSKKMPIGRLADKIANIFVPSVVAISVLTFLAWIIFDGNFAYAISCAICVLIISCPCALGLATPIAIVSSLARGAKAGILVKNPEVLELIKDAKFVAFDKTGTLSKGQISVKSSNLSEQDLVLIASAENLSEHLISKAIVRYAKQKCIDLQKLNGKFQNVVGQGIIYEDENNQIIIGNEKLLLANEVSLNPDESKAIKEATNDGSGVILCAINKNFVGFLTLADELKDEAVNVVNELTRLNLQSVILSGDDEKVVASIAKKLNVSKYHANMLPEDKFNEIKELASHGGVIFVGDGVNDSPSLKEASVGIAMNSGSDIAKGAGDIVLIKNDLRGVTGLVRLANATMANIKENLFWAFMYNAICIPVAAGVLYPVFGLLLSPVYGSMAMCLSSVTVVLNALRLRYLRLKD, translated from the coding sequence ATGCCTTTAAAAGTCAAGCTAAATATAGCGGGAATGAGCTGCGTAAATTGCTCAAACGCTATCGAGAAAGTTTCTAAAAAGATAGATGGGGTGCTTGAAGCAAATGTAAATTTTGCAAATGCAAGCGGCGAATTTGTCCTAAAAGACGCTAGCGTGCGTGAAGTTTTAGAGCAAAAGATAAAGAAGCTTGGCTATTTTGTGGCGACAAATATTGATGAATTTGAAGCCAAAAGAGACGAGCATATAACTGCGATCAGAAATAAATTTATATTTGCATTTCTAGCGAGCATGGTCATCATGGCGCTTGAGATGTTTGTAAGGCCTAGCGTGGTTGTAAATTTAGCCATTTTAGCGCTTGGCTTTTTGGTGCTAGCTTTTAGTGGCAAAGACTTCTTTGCTCACGCCATAGAGGCTGTTAAAAACAAAAACTACGATATGAACGTGCTTGTAGCTCTTGGAAGTGGCAGTGCATTTTTATACTCGCTTTTTGTTGTGATCTTTTCAGATTTCATCCCAGATGATCTAAAAAATGTCTATGTCTCGGGCGCAGCGATGATAATAGCCTTTGTTTTGCTAGGTAAGTATCTTGAAGAGTGCTCAAAGGCAAAGGCAGGCGACTACCTAAAGACGCTACTTAAAATTTCGCCAAAGACCGCCTTTTTGGTCATGCCAGATGGACATAGTAAAGAGGTAAATGTAAATGAGCTAAAAATAGGTGATATCGTCGTTGTAAAGAATGGCTACAACATCCCAAGTGATGGCGTGATAGTCCAAGGCGGAGCTGAAATCGATGCTTCGATGCTAACAGGCGAGAGTTTGCCGGTTTATAAGGAGGTGGGCGACAATGTATTTGCAGGCACATTAAATACAAATGGCTACATAAGCGTCAAGGTGACAAAGAGCTCTTACGAGAGCTTGCTATCTCAAATTTTAAACCTACTAAGCGACGCTAGCTCTAAAAAGATGCCTATCGGACGGCTGGCTGACAAGATAGCAAACATCTTTGTGCCAAGCGTGGTAGCGATATCAGTGCTCACGTTTTTGGCTTGGATCATTTTTGATGGAAATTTTGCCTATGCGATCTCTTGTGCGATCTGCGTTTTAATAATCTCATGCCCATGCGCTCTTGGACTTGCTACGCCAATAGCAATAGTAAGTTCGCTTGCACGTGGCGCAAAAGCTGGAATTTTAGTAAAAAATCCAGAAGTTTTAGAGCTAATAAAAGATGCTAAATTTGTAGCATTTGACAAAACTGGCACACTTAGTAAAGGGCAAATCAGCGTCAAAAGCTCAAATTTAAGTGAGCAAGATTTAGTGCTTATCGCTTCTGCTGAAAATTTAAGTGAGCATCTCATCTCAAAAGCTATCGTTAGATATGCAAAGCAAAAATGTATAGATTTACAAAAGCTAAATGGTAAATTTCAAAATGTTGTCGGGCAAGGCATCATCTATGAAGATGAGAATAATCAGATAATAATCGGAAACGAAAAGCTGCTTTTGGCAAATGAAGTGAGTTTAAATCCGGATGAAAGTAAAGCTATAAAAGAGGCCACAAACGATGGAAGTGGCGTCATACTTTGCGCTATAAATAAAAATTTTGTTGGCTTTTTAACACTTGCCGATGAGTTAAAAGATGAAGCGGTGAATGTCGTAAATGAACTTACGAGGCTAAATTTACAAAGTGTGATACTCTCAGGCGATGATGAGAAGGTGGTCGCAAGTATCGCTAAGAAGCTAAATGTGAGCAAATATCACGCAAATATGTTGCCTGAAGATAAATTTAATGAGATAAAAGAGCTTGCAAGTCACGGTGGCGTTATCTTTGTTGGAGATGGCGTAAATGATTCACCATCGCTTAAAGAGGCAAGTGTTGGTATCGCTATGAACTCGGGCTCAGATATAGCAAAAGGTGCTGGAGATATCGTGCTTATTAAAAATGATTTGCGTGGCGTGACCGGACTAGTTAGATTAGCAAATGCTACTATGGCAAACATAAAAGAAAATTTATTTTGGGCATTTATGTATAACGCGATTTGTATCCCAGTGGCTGCAGGCGTGCTTTACCCGGTCTTTGGACTACTTTTAAGCCCAGTTTATGGCTCAATGGCGATGTGTCTTAGCTCTGTTACTGTCGTTTTAAACGCACTTAGACTTAGATATTTACGACTTAAGGATTAA
- a CDS encoding heavy-metal-associated domain-containing protein encodes MKTFEVNNIHCQNCANTIKNALEDDFGKIEVDLSKEPRQVRVDLKDSEVEKFKSEMADLGFDVIKEL; translated from the coding sequence ATGAAAACATTTGAAGTAAACAATATCCACTGCCAAAACTGCGCAAACACTATAAAAAACGCACTTGAAGATGACTTTGGCAAGATAGAAGTTGATCTTAGCAAAGAGCCAAGACAAGTTAGGGTTGATCTTAAAGATAGTGAAGTTGAAAAATTTAAATCTGAAATGGCTGATCTTGGATTTGACGTTATAAAGGAGCTTTGA
- a CDS encoding CZB domain-containing protein: protein MKLNGYRGVLLNEFNKIQDVHECRFSKWYEKDVKNTLVKDAKILSSIAAHHENVHHGLEKAMVIFADKDKGNLPGVEILKDVENSSKVGFEELLEAIKSARK, encoded by the coding sequence ATGAAGCTAAATGGATATAGAGGCGTGCTTTTAAATGAGTTTAATAAGATTCAAGATGTTCACGAGTGTAGATTTAGCAAATGGTATGAAAAAGATGTGAAAAATACTCTTGTAAAAGATGCCAAAATTCTCTCAAGTATCGCAGCTCATCATGAAAATGTTCATCATGGCTTAGAAAAAGCGATGGTTATTTTTGCTGATAAAGACAAAGGAAATCTACCTGGCGTTGAAATATTAAAAGATGTCGAAAACTCAAGTAAAGTAGGTTTTGAAGAGTTGCTTGAAGCTATTAAGTCTGCAAGAAAATAA
- the argH gene encoding argininosuccinate lyase gives MKEEKNAHKKMWEGRFSEASSKLLEEFNASINFDKNLFEEDIAGSKAHAKMLGICGILKKDESEAIIRGLDEVLAEIRAGKFTFKIEDEDIHMAIEKRLSQIIGAELGGRLHTARSRNDQVALDFKFYVLKKNLEISSLIKELIATLTNLAKNHKDTLMPGYTHLQHAQPVSLSYHLLAYAFMFKRDFERFVSSYERNNLSPLGSAALAGTPHKIDRTIVASELGFAGCTQNAMDSVSDRDFALEILFNISVFMTHASRLCEELILWSSQEFGFVSISDAYSTGSSIMPQKKNPDVAELIRGKTGRVNGNLVALLTTMKGLPLAYNKDMQEDKEGVFDSVSTILSSATILNEMIKTAKFNEKNMLKATKTGHLSATDLADYLVREKNIPFRTAHFITGKAVAKAESLGLDLSELNEEQLKSVDENLDANAIKFLDLYASKEARCSQGGTANKSVDEQIEILDYWLKKKEL, from the coding sequence ATGAAAGAAGAGAAAAACGCACACAAAAAGATGTGGGAGGGTAGATTTAGCGAGGCTAGCTCGAAGCTACTTGAGGAATTTAATGCCTCTATAAATTTTGATAAAAATCTTTTTGAAGAAGATATTGCCGGTAGCAAGGCTCACGCAAAGATGCTTGGAATTTGTGGAATTTTGAAAAAAGATGAGTCAGAGGCGATCATAAGGGGGCTTGATGAGGTTTTAGCTGAGATAAGAGCTGGTAAATTTACTTTTAAGATAGAGGATGAGGATATCCACATGGCAATTGAAAAGCGCCTTAGCCAGATCATCGGCGCCGAGCTTGGAGGCAGACTGCACACAGCCAGAAGCAGAAACGACCAAGTTGCACTTGATTTTAAATTTTATGTTTTGAAGAAAAATTTAGAAATTTCATCTCTCATCAAAGAGCTCATCGCTACGCTTACAAATTTGGCAAAAAACCACAAAGATACGCTAATGCCAGGCTACACACATCTTCAACACGCTCAGCCAGTAAGCCTTAGCTATCACTTGCTAGCATATGCATTTATGTTTAAAAGAGATTTCGAGCGTTTTGTTAGCTCATATGAGCGAAACAACCTAAGTCCGCTTGGTTCAGCAGCCCTTGCAGGCACTCCTCATAAGATAGATAGAACTATCGTTGCAAGTGAGCTTGGCTTTGCAGGCTGCACGCAAAATGCGATGGACAGCGTGAGTGACCGTGATTTTGCGCTGGAAATTTTATTTAACATTAGCGTTTTCATGACGCACGCTTCTAGGCTTTGCGAGGAGCTCATACTTTGGAGTTCGCAAGAATTTGGCTTTGTAAGTATCAGTGACGCTTATAGCACGGGCAGCTCCATAATGCCTCAAAAGAAAAATCCAGACGTCGCTGAGCTCATACGCGGCAAAACGGGGCGCGTAAATGGAAATTTAGTAGCGCTACTAACTACGATGAAGGGTCTGCCGCTTGCTTATAATAAAGATATGCAAGAAGATAAAGAGGGTGTGTTTGACAGCGTCTCAACCATTTTAAGCTCGGCTACTATCCTAAATGAGATGATAAAAACAGCTAAATTTAACGAAAAAAACATGCTAAAAGCGACAAAAACTGGGCATCTAAGTGCTACTGATTTGGCAGACTATCTAGTGCGTGAAAAAAACATCCCATTTAGAACAGCACATTTTATTACAGGTAAAGCTGTCGCAAAGGCTGAAAGTTTGGGCCTTGATTTGAGTGAATTAAACGAAGAGCAGCTAAAAAGTGTGGATGAAAATTTAGATGCAAATGCTATTAAATTTTTAGATCTTTATGCTTCAAAAGAGGCACGTTGTTCGCAGGGCGGCACGGCAAATAAAAGCGTTGATGAGCAGATAGAAATTTTAGATTACTGGCTTAAGAAAAAAGAGTTATAA
- the pheS gene encoding phenylalanine--tRNA ligase subunit alpha: MQDFVNKIKNEISTLDDLEKVRVEIFGKKGILAQGFAKLKELSEDEKKEFAANLNKQRDELGALIEAKKAELSEQEIDNKMKKEAADITLFNEPVASGALHPVMATMDKIIEYFLALNFSLETGPLIEDDFHNFEALNLPKYHPARDMQDTFYLDDFRLLRTHTSPVQVRTMLNQKPPIRMIAPGTVFRRDMDLTHTPMFHQVEGLVVEDAEKVSFANLKSMLEGFLKHMFGDVEVRFRPSFFPFTEPSAEVDISCIFCHGKGCRVCKQTTWLEVLGCGVVDPNVFKAVGYKNLSGYAFGLGVERFAMLLHRVPDLRSLFEGDLRLLEQFK; this comes from the coding sequence TTGCAAGATTTCGTTAATAAAATCAAAAATGAAATTTCAACGCTTGACGATCTTGAGAAGGTCAGGGTAGAAATTTTTGGCAAAAAGGGCATCTTGGCGCAAGGTTTTGCAAAGCTAAAAGAGCTTAGTGAAGATGAGAAAAAGGAATTTGCAGCAAATTTAAACAAGCAAAGAGATGAGCTTGGTGCGCTAATAGAAGCTAAAAAGGCTGAGCTTAGCGAGCAAGAGATAGATAACAAGATGAAAAAAGAGGCCGCTGATATCACGCTATTTAACGAGCCTGTTGCTAGCGGAGCTCTGCACCCTGTTATGGCTACGATGGATAAGATAATTGAATACTTTTTGGCTCTAAATTTCTCGCTCGAGACTGGACCACTGATAGAGGATGATTTTCACAACTTTGAAGCGCTAAATTTACCAAAATACCACCCAGCAAGAGATATGCAAGATACGTTTTATTTGGATGATTTTAGACTTTTAAGGACGCATACGAGCCCAGTTCAGGTGCGAACTATGCTAAATCAAAAGCCACCTATTCGCATGATAGCGCCAGGTACGGTCTTTAGACGTGATATGGACTTAACGCATACACCGATGTTTCATCAGGTAGAGGGCCTTGTGGTGGAGGATGCTGAGAAAGTTAGCTTTGCAAATTTAAAATCAATGCTTGAGGGCTTTTTAAAGCATATGTTTGGCGACGTTGAAGTGCGTTTTCGCCCTAGCTTCTTTCCATTTACGGAGCCTAGCGCAGAGGTTGATATTAGTTGTATATTCTGCCATGGCAAGGGCTGCAGAGTATGCAAGCAGACTACTTGGCTTGAGGTACTTGGATGCGGCGTCGTTGATCCAAATGTATTTAAGGCGGTTGGCTATAAAAATTTAAGTGGATACGCTTTTGGTCTTGGCGTTGAGAGATTTGCGATGTTGCTTCATAGAGTGCCTGATCTAAGGTCGCTTTTTGAGGGAGATTTAAGATTGTTGGAGCAGTTTAAATGA
- the aroA gene encoding 3-phosphoshikimate 1-carboxyvinyltransferase, whose amino-acid sequence MRIYPLEKSLNLTIDDIAADKSISHRCAIFSLLSDKPSHVRNYLRAGDTLNTLKIVELLGAKVEDNGFEITITPPQKIKEPNEILECGNSGTAMRLFMGLLAAQEGFFVLSGDRYLNSRPMARIAKPLNDMGAKIDGANNANNAPLCIRGTKFERFSFESKIASAQVKSALLLAALYSNGCKFSEPELSRDHTERMLAGMGADIKRDDLEITLEPMNSPLAPLDIDVPNDPSSAFFFAVAALIIPNSHIILKNILLNKTRIEAYRILEKMGAEIKFHKTSSKYEDIGDIEVKYSPNLKGIEVSENISWLIDEAPALAITFACAKGQSKLINAKELRVKESDRIAVTINALKQCGVDASELEDGFIINGSEAKFATIDSHGDHRIAMSFAVLGLKCGMQIEKSEFIATSFPNFAEILKKMGAKIED is encoded by the coding sequence ATGAGAATTTATCCATTAGAAAAAAGTCTAAATTTAACCATCGACGACATTGCAGCCGATAAGTCTATCTCGCATAGATGCGCGATCTTTTCGCTTTTAAGCGACAAACCATCTCACGTTAGAAACTATCTAAGAGCAGGCGATACGCTAAATACCTTAAAAATAGTCGAGCTTTTAGGCGCAAAAGTTGAGGACAATGGTTTCGAAATAACGATCACACCGCCGCAAAAGATAAAAGAGCCAAATGAAATCTTAGAGTGTGGCAACTCTGGTACGGCGATGAGGCTTTTTATGGGATTATTAGCCGCACAAGAGGGCTTTTTTGTGCTAAGTGGTGATAGATATTTAAACTCGCGTCCAATGGCTAGAATAGCAAAACCTCTAAATGATATGGGTGCAAAGATAGATGGTGCAAACAACGCAAATAACGCTCCGCTTTGCATAAGAGGAACAAAATTTGAAAGATTTAGTTTTGAGAGCAAGATCGCCTCAGCTCAGGTAAAAAGTGCGCTTTTACTAGCGGCTCTTTACTCAAATGGCTGCAAATTTAGTGAGCCAGAGCTAAGCAGAGATCATACTGAGCGTATGCTAGCTGGCATGGGAGCTGATATAAAGCGTGACGACCTAGAGATCACACTGGAACCGATGAACTCGCCACTTGCGCCACTTGATATAGACGTGCCAAATGACCCAAGCTCGGCATTTTTCTTCGCGGTCGCAGCTTTAATCATCCCAAATTCGCATATCATTTTAAAAAATATCTTGCTAAATAAAACTCGCATCGAAGCTTACAGGATTTTAGAAAAAATGGGTGCTGAGATAAAATTTCACAAAACCTCAAGCAAGTACGAAGATATCGGTGATATCGAGGTTAAATACTCACCAAATTTAAAAGGTATAGAAGTTAGCGAAAATATTTCGTGGCTTATCGATGAAGCCCCAGCTTTAGCCATCACATTTGCCTGCGCCAAAGGCCAAAGTAAGCTAATAAATGCCAAAGAGCTTCGTGTAAAAGAGAGCGATAGAATTGCTGTCACGATAAATGCTTTAAAGCAGTGCGGCGTTGATGCTAGCGAGCTTGAAGATGGCTTTATCATAAATGGCTCTGAGGCTAAATTTGCCACGATAGATAGCCACGGAGATCACAGGATTGCTATGAGCTTTGCTGTGCTTGGACTAAAATGTGGCATGCAGATAGAAAAGAGCGAATTTATCGCCACCTCATTCCCAAATTTTGCTGAAATTTTAAAGAAAATGGGAGCTAAAATTGAAGATTGA